Proteins encoded by one window of Mus musculus strain C57BL/6J chromosome 10, GRCm38.p6 C57BL/6J:
- the Dctn2 gene encoding dynactin subunit 2 isoform X1, whose product MADPKYADLPGIARNEPDVYETSDLPEDDQAEFDALEELSSTSVEHIIVNPNAAYDKFKDKRVGTKGLDFSDRIGKTKRTGYESGDYEMLGEGLGVKETPQQKYQRLLHEVQELTTEVEKIKTTVKESATEEKLTPVVLAKQLAALKQQLVASHLEKLLGPDAAINLADPDGALAKRLLLQLEATKSSKGSSGGKATAGAPPDSSLVTYELHSRPEQDKFSQAAKVAELEKRLTELEATVRCDQDAQNPLSAGLQGACLMETVELLQAKVSALDLAVLDQVEARLQSVLGKVNEIAKHKASVEDADTQNKVHQLYETIQRWSPVASTLPELVQRLVTIKQLHEQAMQFGQLLTHLDTTQQMMASSLKDNTALLTQVQTTMRENLATVEGNFASIDARMKRLGK is encoded by the exons GCCAGGAATGAGCCAGACGTTTATGAAACCAGCGACCTACCTGAGGATGATCAAGCAGAGTTTGATGCG CTG GAGGAACTGAGCAGCACAAGCGTGGAACACATCATTGTCAACCCCAACGCTGCCTACGACAAGTTCAAGGACAAGAGAGTGGGAACAAAGGGGCTTG ATTTCTCAGATCGCATTGGAAAGACCAAGAGGACAGGATATGAGTCTGGAGACTATGAAATG CTTGGAGAGGGTCTGGGAGTGAAGGAGACACCGCAGCAGAAGTACCAACGACTACTGCATGAAGTCCAAGAGCTGACAACTGAGGTGGAGAAGATCAAG ACGACAGTGAAGGAGTCAGCCACCGAGGAGAAGCTCACCCCTGTGGTGCTGGCTAAGCAGCTGGCTGCCCTGAAGCAGCAGCTGGTGGCTTCCCACCTGGAGAAGCTTCTGGGACCAGATGCTGCAATCAACCTTGCCGACCCAGACGGAGCCCTAGCTAA GCGCTTACTGCTGCAGCTGGAAGCAACTAAGAGCAGCAAAGGCAGTTCAGGGGGTAAGGCTACAGCTGGGGCCCCCCCAGACAGCAGCCTGGTCACCTATGAACTCCACTCACGGCCTGAGCAGGACAAGTTCTCTCAAGCTGCCAAA GTTGCAGAACTCGAGAAGCGTCTGACAGAGCTGGAGGCCACTGTCCGATGTGACCAGGATGCTCAG AATCCCCTTTCTGCAGGTCTACAGGGAGCCTGCCTTATG GAAACGGTAGAACTGTTGCAAGCCAAAGTGAGTGCCCTGGACCTTGCAGTTCTGGACCAAGTAGAGGCTCGGCTTCAG AGTGTCCTGGGAAAGGTGAATGAGATTGCTAAGCACAAGGCATCCGTGGAGGACGCAGACACTCAGAACAAG GTGCACCAGCTCTATGAGACCATCCAGCGCTGGAGCCCAGTCGCCTCCACCCTCCCTGAACTGGTACAGCGACTTGTCACCATCAAGCAGCTGCATGAGCAAG CTATGCAGTTTGGTCAGCTCCTGACACACTTGGATACCACCCAGCAGATGATGGCCAGTTCCCTTAAGGATAATACTGCTCTCCTGACCCAG GTGCAGACAACGATGCGTGAAAACTTGGCCACAGTTGAGGGGAACTTTGCCAGCATTGATGCTCGGATGAAGAGGCTGGGAAAGTGA
- the Dctn2 gene encoding dynactin subunit 2 isoform 1 (isoform 1 is encoded by transcript variant 1) produces MADPKYADLPGIARNEPDVYETSDLPEDDQAEFDAFAQELEELSSTSVEHIIVNPNAAYDKFKDKRVGTKGLDFSDRIGKTKRTGYESGDYEMLGEGLGVKETPQQKYQRLLHEVQELTTEVEKIKTTVKESATEEKLTPVVLAKQLAALKQQLVASHLEKLLGPDAAINLADPDGALAKRLLLQLEATKSSKGSSGGKATAGAPPDSSLVTYELHSRPEQDKFSQAAKVAELEKRLTELEATVRCDQDAQNPLSAGLQGACLMETVELLQAKVSALDLAVLDQVEARLQSVLGKVNEIAKHKASVEDADTQNKVHQLYETIQRWSPVASTLPELVQRLVTIKQLHEQAMQFGQLLTHLDTTQQMMASSLKDNTALLTQVQTTMRENLATVEGNFASIDARMKRLGK; encoded by the exons GCCAGGAATGAGCCAGACGTTTATGAAACCAGCGACCTACCTGAGGATGATCAAGCAGAGTTTGATGCG TTTGCACAA GAGCTG GAGGAACTGAGCAGCACAAGCGTGGAACACATCATTGTCAACCCCAACGCTGCCTACGACAAGTTCAAGGACAAGAGAGTGGGAACAAAGGGGCTTG ATTTCTCAGATCGCATTGGAAAGACCAAGAGGACAGGATATGAGTCTGGAGACTATGAAATG CTTGGAGAGGGTCTGGGAGTGAAGGAGACACCGCAGCAGAAGTACCAACGACTACTGCATGAAGTCCAAGAGCTGACAACTGAGGTGGAGAAGATCAAG ACGACAGTGAAGGAGTCAGCCACCGAGGAGAAGCTCACCCCTGTGGTGCTGGCTAAGCAGCTGGCTGCCCTGAAGCAGCAGCTGGTGGCTTCCCACCTGGAGAAGCTTCTGGGACCAGATGCTGCAATCAACCTTGCCGACCCAGACGGAGCCCTAGCTAA GCGCTTACTGCTGCAGCTGGAAGCAACTAAGAGCAGCAAAGGCAGTTCAGGGGGTAAGGCTACAGCTGGGGCCCCCCCAGACAGCAGCCTGGTCACCTATGAACTCCACTCACGGCCTGAGCAGGACAAGTTCTCTCAAGCTGCCAAA GTTGCAGAACTCGAGAAGCGTCTGACAGAGCTGGAGGCCACTGTCCGATGTGACCAGGATGCTCAG AATCCCCTTTCTGCAGGTCTACAGGGAGCCTGCCTTATG GAAACGGTAGAACTGTTGCAAGCCAAAGTGAGTGCCCTGGACCTTGCAGTTCTGGACCAAGTAGAGGCTCGGCTTCAG AGTGTCCTGGGAAAGGTGAATGAGATTGCTAAGCACAAGGCATCCGTGGAGGACGCAGACACTCAGAACAAG GTGCACCAGCTCTATGAGACCATCCAGCGCTGGAGCCCAGTCGCCTCCACCCTCCCTGAACTGGTACAGCGACTTGTCACCATCAAGCAGCTGCATGAGCAAG CTATGCAGTTTGGTCAGCTCCTGACACACTTGGATACCACCCAGCAGATGATGGCCAGTTCCCTTAAGGATAATACTGCTCTCCTGACCCAG GTGCAGACAACGATGCGTGAAAACTTGGCCACAGTTGAGGGGAACTTTGCCAGCATTGATGCTCGGATGAAGAGGCTGGGAAAGTGA
- the Dctn2 gene encoding dynactin subunit 2 isoform 3 (isoform 3 is encoded by transcript variant 3), which yields MADPKYADLPGIARNEPDVYETSDLPEDDQAEFDAEELSSTSVEHIIVNPNAAYDKFKDKRVGTKGLDFSDRIGKTKRTGYESGDYEMLGEGLGVKETPQQKYQRLLHEVQELTTEVEKIKTTVKESATEEKLTPVVLAKQLAALKQQLVASHLEKLLGPDAAINLADPDGALAKRLLLQLEATKSSKGSSGGKATAGAPPDSSLVTYELHSRPEQDKFSQAAKVAELEKRLTELEATVRCDQDAQNPLSAGLQGACLMETVELLQAKVSALDLAVLDQVEARLQSVLGKVNEIAKHKASVEDADTQNKVHQLYETIQRWSPVASTLPELVQRLVTIKQLHEQAMQFGQLLTHLDTTQQMMASSLKDNTALLTQVQTTMRENLATVEGNFASIDARMKRLGK from the exons GCCAGGAATGAGCCAGACGTTTATGAAACCAGCGACCTACCTGAGGATGATCAAGCAGAGTTTGATGCG GAGGAACTGAGCAGCACAAGCGTGGAACACATCATTGTCAACCCCAACGCTGCCTACGACAAGTTCAAGGACAAGAGAGTGGGAACAAAGGGGCTTG ATTTCTCAGATCGCATTGGAAAGACCAAGAGGACAGGATATGAGTCTGGAGACTATGAAATG CTTGGAGAGGGTCTGGGAGTGAAGGAGACACCGCAGCAGAAGTACCAACGACTACTGCATGAAGTCCAAGAGCTGACAACTGAGGTGGAGAAGATCAAG ACGACAGTGAAGGAGTCAGCCACCGAGGAGAAGCTCACCCCTGTGGTGCTGGCTAAGCAGCTGGCTGCCCTGAAGCAGCAGCTGGTGGCTTCCCACCTGGAGAAGCTTCTGGGACCAGATGCTGCAATCAACCTTGCCGACCCAGACGGAGCCCTAGCTAA GCGCTTACTGCTGCAGCTGGAAGCAACTAAGAGCAGCAAAGGCAGTTCAGGGGGTAAGGCTACAGCTGGGGCCCCCCCAGACAGCAGCCTGGTCACCTATGAACTCCACTCACGGCCTGAGCAGGACAAGTTCTCTCAAGCTGCCAAA GTTGCAGAACTCGAGAAGCGTCTGACAGAGCTGGAGGCCACTGTCCGATGTGACCAGGATGCTCAG AATCCCCTTTCTGCAGGTCTACAGGGAGCCTGCCTTATG GAAACGGTAGAACTGTTGCAAGCCAAAGTGAGTGCCCTGGACCTTGCAGTTCTGGACCAAGTAGAGGCTCGGCTTCAG AGTGTCCTGGGAAAGGTGAATGAGATTGCTAAGCACAAGGCATCCGTGGAGGACGCAGACACTCAGAACAAG GTGCACCAGCTCTATGAGACCATCCAGCGCTGGAGCCCAGTCGCCTCCACCCTCCCTGAACTGGTACAGCGACTTGTCACCATCAAGCAGCTGCATGAGCAAG CTATGCAGTTTGGTCAGCTCCTGACACACTTGGATACCACCCAGCAGATGATGGCCAGTTCCCTTAAGGATAATACTGCTCTCCTGACCCAG GTGCAGACAACGATGCGTGAAAACTTGGCCACAGTTGAGGGGAACTTTGCCAGCATTGATGCTCGGATGAAGAGGCTGGGAAAGTGA
- the Dctn2 gene encoding dynactin subunit 2 isoform 2 (isoform 2 is encoded by transcript variant 2) translates to MADPKYADLPGIARNEPDVYETSDLPEDDQAEFDAELEELSSTSVEHIIVNPNAAYDKFKDKRVGTKGLDFSDRIGKTKRTGYESGDYEMLGEGLGVKETPQQKYQRLLHEVQELTTEVEKIKTTVKESATEEKLTPVVLAKQLAALKQQLVASHLEKLLGPDAAINLADPDGALAKRLLLQLEATKSSKGSSGGKATAGAPPDSSLVTYELHSRPEQDKFSQAAKVAELEKRLTELEATVRCDQDAQNPLSAGLQGACLMETVELLQAKVSALDLAVLDQVEARLQSVLGKVNEIAKHKASVEDADTQNKVHQLYETIQRWSPVASTLPELVQRLVTIKQLHEQAMQFGQLLTHLDTTQQMMASSLKDNTALLTQVQTTMRENLATVEGNFASIDARMKRLGK, encoded by the exons GCCAGGAATGAGCCAGACGTTTATGAAACCAGCGACCTACCTGAGGATGATCAAGCAGAGTTTGATGCG GAGCTG GAGGAACTGAGCAGCACAAGCGTGGAACACATCATTGTCAACCCCAACGCTGCCTACGACAAGTTCAAGGACAAGAGAGTGGGAACAAAGGGGCTTG ATTTCTCAGATCGCATTGGAAAGACCAAGAGGACAGGATATGAGTCTGGAGACTATGAAATG CTTGGAGAGGGTCTGGGAGTGAAGGAGACACCGCAGCAGAAGTACCAACGACTACTGCATGAAGTCCAAGAGCTGACAACTGAGGTGGAGAAGATCAAG ACGACAGTGAAGGAGTCAGCCACCGAGGAGAAGCTCACCCCTGTGGTGCTGGCTAAGCAGCTGGCTGCCCTGAAGCAGCAGCTGGTGGCTTCCCACCTGGAGAAGCTTCTGGGACCAGATGCTGCAATCAACCTTGCCGACCCAGACGGAGCCCTAGCTAA GCGCTTACTGCTGCAGCTGGAAGCAACTAAGAGCAGCAAAGGCAGTTCAGGGGGTAAGGCTACAGCTGGGGCCCCCCCAGACAGCAGCCTGGTCACCTATGAACTCCACTCACGGCCTGAGCAGGACAAGTTCTCTCAAGCTGCCAAA GTTGCAGAACTCGAGAAGCGTCTGACAGAGCTGGAGGCCACTGTCCGATGTGACCAGGATGCTCAG AATCCCCTTTCTGCAGGTCTACAGGGAGCCTGCCTTATG GAAACGGTAGAACTGTTGCAAGCCAAAGTGAGTGCCCTGGACCTTGCAGTTCTGGACCAAGTAGAGGCTCGGCTTCAG AGTGTCCTGGGAAAGGTGAATGAGATTGCTAAGCACAAGGCATCCGTGGAGGACGCAGACACTCAGAACAAG GTGCACCAGCTCTATGAGACCATCCAGCGCTGGAGCCCAGTCGCCTCCACCCTCCCTGAACTGGTACAGCGACTTGTCACCATCAAGCAGCTGCATGAGCAAG CTATGCAGTTTGGTCAGCTCCTGACACACTTGGATACCACCCAGCAGATGATGGCCAGTTCCCTTAAGGATAATACTGCTCTCCTGACCCAG GTGCAGACAACGATGCGTGAAAACTTGGCCACAGTTGAGGGGAACTTTGCCAGCATTGATGCTCGGATGAAGAGGCTGGGAAAGTGA